In Deinococcus cellulosilyticus NBRC 106333 = KACC 11606, a genomic segment contains:
- a CDS encoding 3'-5' exonuclease, whose amino-acid sequence MSYQFVVTQTYYQALQQLDHQSQKIVGLSIQDFQKDLMLMQSSKNGDRLHPLKNTHTSNLYSISCNMDLRVILLREKNTFVYLHVGHHDAAYQWAQNKKFRVDFEQNRVQMFTVQERPVLEAAKEEKTGQVPASPQVPASPTPFKFLDNKTLEQLGIPEGLWPYIRALPESQLPEMIDHLSEDAADALIRIYSGEKLPDEKTLIGMPIKVADGQIEGALGSDFQTWMVFLHPAQERLAQATPSSSMRITGGPGTGKTVVALHRAAFLARNHSDRCVLLTCFSKTLAERLEQQLPFVIPRNDPAFKNIEVMNLHKAARELYKGPEKAVDSGQIFPLLAEVYHDRGSAFDFPFVLSEWQQVIEAQGLWTFEAYRSASRTGRGTPLGAMQRKQLWTLFETLLNRLQEREMISFTHLLTRTARQIQESGKTHYDFVIADEAQDLGPAELEFLRALVRPGPSDITLVGDPQQRIFKAVGTWLSHGINIRNNTFKLKVNYRTTRQIQQLAEKVMGMNGEITLSSMQGPQPRIVQCMSDQEQVETIAAFIRSLIQKGHHPGDVAVLERTAQLSIASRVAKELGLEVFDLKQQGNVPRNRLPAGSLHRAKGLEFRAVVIASAGKSHLPSPVAMKEAQDEADRNRISSMERQLLYVGITRAREQLLITHTGHPSPFLSFAVAH is encoded by the coding sequence ATGAGTTACCAGTTCGTGGTGACCCAGACGTACTACCAGGCCCTGCAGCAACTCGACCACCAGAGCCAGAAAATTGTGGGCCTGTCCATCCAGGACTTCCAGAAGGACCTGATGCTGATGCAAAGCAGCAAAAACGGGGACCGCCTGCATCCCCTGAAAAACACCCACACCTCCAACCTGTACTCGATTTCCTGCAATATGGACCTGAGGGTGATCCTGCTGCGGGAGAAAAACACCTTCGTGTACCTGCATGTGGGGCACCATGACGCCGCCTACCAGTGGGCACAGAACAAGAAATTCAGGGTGGATTTTGAGCAGAATCGGGTGCAGATGTTCACGGTGCAGGAAAGGCCAGTGCTGGAAGCAGCAAAAGAGGAAAAAACAGGACAGGTTCCTGCGTCTCCGCAGGTTCCAGCAAGCCCCACCCCTTTCAAGTTTCTGGACAACAAAACACTGGAGCAGCTCGGGATTCCAGAAGGACTCTGGCCCTACATTCGAGCGCTGCCCGAGTCGCAGCTTCCTGAGATGATCGACCACCTGTCTGAGGATGCAGCAGACGCCCTGATCCGCATTTACTCCGGGGAAAAACTGCCTGACGAGAAAACCCTGATTGGCATGCCCATCAAGGTCGCAGATGGGCAGATTGAAGGGGCGCTGGGCAGTGATTTTCAGACCTGGATGGTTTTCCTGCACCCCGCGCAGGAAAGGCTGGCCCAAGCCACGCCCTCCTCTTCCATGCGGATCACCGGAGGTCCAGGCACAGGCAAGACGGTGGTGGCCCTCCACCGGGCGGCTTTCCTGGCCAGAAACCACTCGGACAGGTGCGTGCTGCTGACCTGCTTCAGCAAAACGCTTGCTGAAAGGCTGGAGCAGCAACTTCCTTTTGTGATTCCCAGAAATGACCCGGCCTTCAAAAACATCGAAGTGATGAACCTGCACAAAGCGGCCAGAGAACTCTACAAAGGCCCCGAAAAAGCTGTGGATTCGGGTCAGATTTTTCCCCTGCTCGCGGAGGTGTACCACGACAGGGGCAGTGCTTTTGACTTTCCCTTTGTGCTCAGTGAGTGGCAGCAGGTGATCGAGGCGCAGGGCCTGTGGACCTTCGAGGCCTACCGCAGTGCCAGCCGAACTGGACGGGGCACTCCACTCGGGGCCATGCAGCGAAAACAACTCTGGACCCTGTTTGAAACCCTGCTCAACAGGCTTCAGGAGCGGGAGATGATCAGCTTCACCCACCTCCTCACCCGAACGGCAAGGCAAATCCAGGAGAGTGGCAAAACCCATTACGACTTCGTGATCGCCGATGAAGCGCAGGACCTCGGGCCAGCAGAACTGGAATTCCTGCGGGCACTGGTGCGGCCCGGCCCATCGGACATCACCCTGGTGGGGGACCCACAGCAGCGCATCTTCAAGGCGGTGGGCACCTGGCTCTCGCACGGCATTAACATCCGCAACAACACCTTCAAACTGAAAGTGAACTACCGCACCACCCGACAGATCCAGCAGCTTGCCGAAAAAGTGATGGGCATGAATGGGGAGATCACCCTCTCCAGCATGCAGGGTCCACAGCCACGCATTGTGCAGTGCATGAGCGATCAGGAGCAGGTGGAGACGATTGCTGCTTTCATCCGTTCACTGATCCAGAAAGGCCACCATCCTGGTGATGTTGCCGTTCTGGAACGCACGGCACAACTTTCCATCGCTTCACGGGTGGCAAAAGAGCTCGGGCTTGAGGTTTTTGACCTGAAACAGCAGGGGAACGTGCCCAGAAACAGGCTTCCTGCAGGGTCTTTGCACCGGGCGAAAGGCCTGGAGTTCCGGGCGGTGGTCATTGCCTCTGCCGGGAAAAGCCACCTGCCCTCTCCAGTCGCCATGAAAGAAGCCCAGGACGAAGCGGATCGAAACCGCATTTCCAGCATGGAGCGGCAACTGCTGTATGTGGGGATCACCCGTGCCAGAGAGCAACTGCTCATCACACACACCGGTCACCCCTCTCCCTTCCTGTCATTTGCTGTCGCCCACTGA
- a CDS encoding PD-(D/E)XK nuclease family protein has translation MPERTLLIHRDVTALADFVRENHAGFPTVIATNLLSMRFVRKTSGAGLKTTTLKQLSQRMLSREGVRVMSEFERRKVLQQVLEGVSLNYLPLSRPTLRQLGRIFAELMHAATPPEKPLLVARTAREKDVALTYQAYLEHLQKHKLADPAAVEFFALSYPAENTRYLVYGYPYFDRAQVELLNRVCDAGSVVTLTSDSHRALRKGKNAQKSLEQLGWTVVQARDSVRETVGTLAVNHLLNGTGAVPEGITHTVLPSPEAEVRHVMGHIHHLLKKGTPPEDMVVVVRDQDTYLPLMREISRRYHLPILCGQMLPLLYTHPARLVLSLIRANQKHWEHHAALEVLQHPLSRFADEVSLKRKRLQVPPQTLSGWQLGEEASVLLLPGQSSGKTYGEAILEALAFLGLSRTVRGTHQTAVAVSRVLDILESLSSVGNLTLEELRLELIEDFMDIGVPTVYSQRGVRIAGPLALSGRKYPHVFVPGLSDGMFPQRPSADVLLDDHIRERWERSGVELIRQGERMHAERAYLHACLNAASLKLHLSRPLFDLKGRALEASPLSRMFHSAPSLPEPLPVTEVEAGLAGKPDEVVQVRASLELSRQKLLFSHHHGQVQVDVPPNQVWSPSQLAKFGNCRFQWLAEKVLGLLPFPEVEKTLQRSTEGTFYHKVLEELLRPHLGTHPDPKSLLTELPEAFDRAEKVLLENCELPPLPHWPFQRWELLESLRNFVKSHYFMLQGSIPATLEVHIEHTLQLKNGPFTFRGIVDRIDQTKHGTTVIDYKSRRYISEVRKADGSKLELQLPLYLMAVKGNLGRYLSILNREKHLLRSVGPAHSEKGYVWETHQQEVMDFLEDTVKQLSQGDFQPTPSDGACKFCDYGALCRVKVGQA, from the coding sequence ATGCCTGAGCGCACCCTGCTGATTCATCGTGATGTCACCGCCCTTGCGGATTTTGTTCGGGAGAACCATGCAGGTTTTCCCACGGTGATTGCCACCAACCTGCTCTCCATGCGCTTTGTGCGCAAGACCTCAGGTGCAGGCCTGAAAACCACCACCCTCAAGCAGCTCTCCCAGCGCATGCTTTCCAGGGAGGGGGTGCGGGTGATGTCGGAGTTTGAACGGCGCAAGGTGTTGCAGCAGGTGCTGGAAGGGGTGTCCCTGAATTACCTGCCCCTCAGCAGACCCACCCTCAGGCAACTTGGCCGCATTTTTGCGGAACTCATGCATGCTGCGACTCCACCTGAAAAGCCCCTCCTGGTGGCCCGCACGGCCCGAGAAAAGGACGTGGCCCTCACCTATCAGGCTTACCTTGAGCACCTGCAAAAACACAAACTGGCGGACCCTGCTGCTGTGGAATTCTTTGCCCTTTCCTACCCCGCGGAAAACACACGGTACCTGGTTTACGGTTATCCTTATTTTGACCGGGCACAGGTGGAATTGCTGAACCGGGTGTGTGATGCAGGAAGTGTGGTCACCCTCACCAGTGACAGCCACCGCGCCCTGCGCAAAGGAAAAAACGCTCAGAAAAGTCTGGAGCAGCTGGGCTGGACGGTGGTGCAGGCCAGGGATTCGGTGCGTGAAACGGTGGGCACCCTGGCGGTAAACCACCTGCTGAACGGCACGGGAGCTGTTCCCGAAGGCATCACCCACACTGTGCTTCCCAGTCCAGAAGCAGAAGTCAGGCATGTGATGGGGCACATCCACCACCTGTTGAAAAAAGGCACCCCTCCTGAAGACATGGTGGTGGTGGTGCGCGATCAGGACACATATTTGCCATTGATGCGGGAAATCAGCAGGCGGTACCACCTGCCGATCCTGTGCGGCCAGATGCTGCCCCTGCTGTACACCCATCCGGCAAGGCTGGTGCTGTCGCTGATCCGGGCGAACCAGAAGCACTGGGAGCACCACGCTGCGCTGGAAGTCTTGCAGCATCCCCTGAGCCGCTTTGCAGACGAGGTGAGCCTGAAGCGAAAACGGCTGCAGGTGCCCCCTCAAACGCTCTCTGGCTGGCAACTGGGGGAAGAGGCAAGTGTCTTGCTGTTGCCTGGCCAATCTTCGGGAAAAACGTATGGGGAAGCCATCCTCGAGGCCCTGGCTTTTCTCGGCCTCAGCCGCACGGTGCGCGGCACCCACCAGACCGCTGTTGCCGTGAGCCGTGTGCTGGACATTCTGGAATCCCTGTCCAGCGTGGGGAACCTCACCCTGGAGGAGCTGCGTCTGGAGCTAATTGAGGACTTCATGGACATCGGTGTGCCCACGGTGTACTCCCAGCGCGGGGTGCGGATTGCCGGACCCCTTGCGCTGAGTGGCCGCAAATACCCTCATGTTTTCGTGCCTGGCCTCAGCGATGGGATGTTCCCTCAGCGGCCATCTGCAGATGTGCTCCTCGACGATCACATCCGGGAACGCTGGGAGCGCTCCGGGGTGGAACTCATCCGCCAGGGGGAACGCATGCATGCCGAACGGGCGTACCTCCATGCCTGTCTGAATGCCGCCAGCCTGAAGCTGCACCTTTCCAGGCCCCTTTTTGACCTCAAAGGGCGTGCGCTGGAAGCGTCTCCGCTCAGCCGCATGTTTCATTCGGCTCCCTCACTCCCTGAGCCCCTCCCCGTTACGGAAGTGGAGGCTGGACTGGCAGGAAAACCAGATGAAGTCGTGCAGGTGCGGGCCAGTCTGGAATTGTCCCGTCAGAAACTGCTGTTCTCGCACCACCACGGGCAGGTGCAGGTGGATGTGCCACCAAACCAGGTGTGGAGCCCCTCACAGCTCGCAAAATTTGGGAACTGCCGCTTCCAGTGGCTTGCCGAGAAAGTGCTGGGACTTCTTCCCTTTCCTGAGGTGGAAAAAACCCTGCAGCGGTCCACCGAGGGCACCTTCTATCACAAGGTCCTGGAGGAACTGCTCAGGCCCCATCTGGGCACCCATCCTGACCCCAAAAGCCTGCTGACAGAATTGCCAGAAGCGTTTGACAGGGCTGAAAAAGTCCTGCTGGAAAACTGTGAGCTCCCGCCTCTTCCCCACTGGCCGTTTCAAAGGTGGGAACTCCTGGAGAGCCTGAGAAACTTCGTGAAAAGCCATTATTTCATGCTGCAAGGCAGCATTCCTGCAACACTGGAGGTTCACATCGAGCATACCCTTCAGCTGAAAAATGGCCCTTTCACCTTCCGGGGCATTGTGGACCGCATCGACCAGACCAAACATGGGACCACCGTGATCGACTACAAGAGCCGCAGGTACATCAGTGAAGTGCGAAAGGCAGATGGCAGCAAGCTTGAATTGCAACTCCCCCTGTATTTGATGGCCGTGAAGGGCAACCTGGGCCGTTACCTGAGCATCCTCAACCGTGAAAAACACCTGCTCAGAAGTGTGGGACCAGCACACTCGGAGAAAGGTTACGTGTGGGAAACCCACCAGCAGGAAGTGATGGATTTTCTGGAGGACACTGTGAAGCAGCTCTCTCAGGGAGACTTTCAACCGACCCCCAGCGATGGGGCGTGCAAATTTTGTGACTACGGGGCCCTTTGCCGGGTGAAAGTGGGGCAGGCATGA
- a CDS encoding UvrD-helicase domain-containing protein, which translates to MTQLTPRQRLAVTAPGNVVIQAGAGSGKTHVLAERIIHLLEQGLKPRELCAVTFTEAAARELRSRVEAYLERKLPENEAYWGEVLDDFPEAQISTIHSLCGRIAREHPLESDASFNMQVLEEGAFQNWLDSVFPEILQVLHPETHADLPYSLLSEALRTLLGDPLTAELALGKVETLSPEELEQMQLARLQALWEEHVDARLHRLKMLQTATCKDLSDPLYPTYTLLLEVLDVQDAKVFSERFFGMPYSKSAGRAPNWTGSGKVLVHDTVAWLRETFAAARIREEEQWHHRALFQLKQAYRKTLKKRYALSVRDNVMGFADLEYHARQAMQHTHVQVYYQDRWKVLLIDEFQDTSPAQWTILRNLLSERTLYTVVGDEKQSIYGFRGSDVRLIQQLSDHTRQAGSVVDLDTSFRTHHSLVEVVNRVFEVLFEGHNHPSSVEMRPLRAARQQKPETEQCSVEVHVIAGERVGNLRDAEGRLMVLRIQDLIRSRFKVYDRKAQVHRPVRFEDIAVLYRAKTSLDTYLRSFKKAGIPHVVESGMGLFDRPEVQDQITFLRFLASPFDDLSLAALLRSPCFTLSDPEVYRLTRNMQESLWHTLQADPASRHIVQVLQEVLAERKDGSPVEVLEMLHEKTRYPLVLSQLPEAERRLLNVSRFKEVLRDLYRQGHTDVFSATQALQHMAEAGVEVPEAVPPSLNAVRFMTIHKSKGLEFPVVILLDSLHVGTNFKDPVLIDSDLGVALRHPDDTLELPEAYLKLHEEQMRRSTLEEIRVKYVAFTRAADLLILGLPLTQKQERPYYQLMKALSGTDHEVYSYEAHHIPSLDPIEPLIAGPSSSEAGSGGPLPFLLPESLPVTSVGVYLKCPRSFEYQYLRGILGINLQWKSRAEQPRVLRGKSIGGLVHTALEQDWTSFEAIQNHFVGEHPAVIHEVYRLVSSLQDEAFQELKNLPFTREQAYSIPYAGMTFEGVIDAFTDGWIIDYKTDSFMDPEHHLPQLALYSHHLKIPKASLVYLRHNTLHTFGAEELARGLQDIDRMLANLRSGKLDPTPSAFSCRFCPHQSHCPDAVGLEEDLEAASREKNP; encoded by the coding sequence ATGACCCAGCTCACCCCCAGGCAACGCCTTGCCGTGACTGCTCCTGGCAATGTGGTGATCCAGGCCGGGGCAGGCTCTGGAAAAACCCACGTTCTGGCCGAGCGCATCATCCACCTGCTGGAACAGGGCCTCAAACCCAGGGAACTGTGCGCAGTGACCTTCACCGAAGCTGCAGCCCGTGAGCTGCGCAGCCGTGTGGAGGCCTACCTGGAACGCAAACTTCCCGAGAATGAAGCCTACTGGGGAGAGGTGCTGGATGACTTCCCGGAGGCACAGATCTCCACCATTCACAGCCTGTGTGGACGCATTGCCCGCGAACACCCGCTGGAAAGCGACGCCAGTTTCAACATGCAGGTGCTGGAAGAGGGGGCCTTTCAGAACTGGCTGGACAGTGTGTTCCCCGAGATTCTGCAGGTGCTGCACCCTGAAACCCACGCAGACCTGCCGTATTCCCTGCTCTCTGAAGCCCTGAGAACCCTGCTCGGTGATCCCCTCACCGCAGAACTGGCCCTGGGCAAGGTGGAAACCCTCTCTCCTGAAGAGCTGGAGCAGATGCAGCTTGCAAGGCTTCAGGCCCTCTGGGAAGAACATGTTGATGCCAGACTGCACCGACTGAAGATGCTCCAGACGGCAACTTGCAAGGACCTCTCAGATCCCCTGTATCCCACCTATACCCTGCTTCTGGAGGTGCTGGACGTGCAGGATGCGAAGGTTTTCAGTGAACGCTTCTTTGGCATGCCTTACTCAAAAAGTGCAGGTCGCGCACCCAACTGGACAGGCTCTGGAAAGGTGCTGGTGCATGACACCGTGGCCTGGCTCAGGGAAACCTTTGCTGCAGCCAGAATCCGTGAGGAGGAGCAGTGGCACCACCGTGCCCTCTTTCAGCTGAAACAGGCCTACCGCAAAACCCTCAAGAAACGCTATGCCCTGTCGGTCAGGGACAACGTGATGGGCTTTGCCGACCTTGAGTACCACGCCCGGCAGGCCATGCAGCACACCCACGTGCAGGTGTACTACCAGGACCGCTGGAAGGTGCTGCTCATTGATGAATTTCAGGACACCAGCCCTGCCCAGTGGACCATTTTGCGCAACCTGCTCTCAGAACGCACCCTCTACACGGTGGTCGGGGACGAAAAACAGTCGATCTACGGTTTTCGAGGGTCAGACGTGCGCCTGATCCAGCAGCTTTCAGACCACACCCGTCAGGCAGGAAGCGTGGTGGACCTTGACACCAGTTTCCGCACCCACCACAGTCTGGTGGAGGTGGTCAATCGGGTGTTCGAGGTGCTGTTTGAAGGTCACAACCACCCGAGCAGCGTTGAGATGCGCCCCCTCAGGGCCGCCAGACAGCAGAAGCCCGAAACCGAACAGTGCAGTGTGGAAGTGCACGTGATTGCCGGAGAACGGGTCGGGAACCTCAGAGACGCCGAAGGCCGTCTGATGGTCCTGCGCATCCAGGACCTGATCCGCAGCCGGTTTAAGGTGTACGACAGGAAAGCGCAGGTTCACAGGCCTGTGCGTTTTGAGGACATTGCTGTGCTGTACCGGGCCAAAACGAGTCTGGACACCTACCTCAGATCCTTCAAGAAAGCCGGAATTCCCCACGTGGTGGAATCGGGAATGGGCCTCTTTGACCGCCCAGAAGTGCAGGATCAAATCACCTTCCTGCGGTTTCTGGCCAGTCCGTTTGATGACCTCTCCCTCGCTGCCCTGCTGAGAAGTCCGTGTTTCACGCTGAGTGACCCTGAGGTGTACAGGCTGACCCGCAACATGCAAGAGAGCCTGTGGCACACCCTGCAGGCCGACCCTGCATCCCGGCACATCGTGCAGGTGCTGCAGGAAGTTCTGGCAGAACGCAAAGATGGCAGCCCTGTGGAAGTGCTGGAAATGCTGCACGAAAAAACCCGTTACCCCCTGGTGCTCTCCCAGCTCCCGGAGGCAGAGCGGCGGCTCCTGAATGTCTCGCGTTTCAAGGAGGTGCTGCGGGACCTTTACAGACAGGGCCACACCGACGTGTTCAGTGCCACCCAGGCCCTGCAGCACATGGCTGAAGCTGGCGTGGAGGTGCCTGAAGCCGTTCCCCCCTCCCTGAATGCGGTGCGTTTCATGACCATCCACAAGTCCAAAGGGCTGGAATTCCCTGTGGTCATTCTGCTGGACAGCCTGCACGTCGGCACGAACTTCAAAGATCCGGTGCTGATCGACAGTGATCTTGGGGTGGCTCTCCGGCACCCGGACGACACCCTGGAGCTTCCCGAAGCCTACCTCAAACTGCACGAGGAGCAGATGAGGCGCAGCACCCTGGAAGAAATCCGGGTGAAGTACGTGGCTTTTACCCGCGCAGCGGACCTCCTGATCCTCGGGCTTCCCCTCACCCAGAAACAGGAACGGCCCTATTACCAGCTGATGAAGGCCCTCTCGGGCACCGACCACGAGGTGTACAGCTATGAGGCCCACCACATCCCCTCCCTGGACCCCATCGAACCCCTGATTGCAGGTCCCTCCTCTTCAGAAGCAGGTTCTGGTGGTCCCCTGCCCTTCCTGCTGCCAGAAAGCCTTCCTGTCACGTCCGTGGGGGTCTACCTGAAATGCCCCAGGTCCTTTGAATACCAGTACCTGCGGGGCATCCTGGGAATCAACCTGCAATGGAAAAGCAGGGCTGAACAACCCCGCGTTCTCAGAGGAAAAAGCATTGGTGGCCTGGTGCACACCGCACTGGAGCAGGACTGGACCAGCTTTGAGGCCATCCAGAACCACTTTGTGGGAGAGCACCCTGCGGTCATCCATGAGGTGTACCGTCTGGTGTCCAGCCTGCAAGACGAGGCGTTTCAGGAGCTCAAGAACCTGCCTTTCACCCGTGAGCAGGCCTACAGCATCCCTTACGCTGGCATGACCTTTGAAGGGGTGATCGATGCCTTCACGGACGGCTGGATCATCGACTACAAAACCGATTCTTTCATGGACCCCGAGCACCACCTGCCTCAGCTCGCCCTGTACAGCCACCACCTGAAAATCCCAAAAGCCTCGCTGGTCTACCTCAGGCACAACACCCTGCACACCTTCGGGGCAGAGGAACTGGCGAGAGGGCTGCAGGACATTGACCGGATGCTTGCGAATTTGCGCTCTGGCAAACTGGACCCAACACCGAGTGCCTTCAGCTGCCGTTTCTGCCCGCACCAGAGCCACTGCCCGGATGCGGTGGGTCTGGAAGAGGATCTGGAAGCAGCATCCAGGGAGAAAAACCCATGA
- a CDS encoding DUF2283 domain-containing protein produces the protein MNLPMLEIRFDAVADTLYVKLRRLKVYSTFQHGSHVVNVARNRKVVDIEILHFQAHLQRHGKITIPPRFLTDGPVVPMDPAKKARLRKAIVESSGIINDEEAEEWLALISQWRGRPFTAPNGNPGETDHENDPPVE, from the coding sequence ATGAACCTGCCCATGCTGGAAATTCGTTTTGATGCTGTAGCAGATACCCTGTACGTGAAGCTTCGTCGACTGAAGGTGTACTCCACCTTTCAACACGGCTCCCATGTGGTCAATGTGGCCAGAAACCGCAAAGTGGTGGACATCGAAATCCTGCATTTCCAGGCCCACCTGCAAAGACACGGGAAAATCACCATCCCACCCCGGTTTCTCACAGATGGGCCTGTCGTCCCCATGGACCCTGCAAAAAAAGCCCGATTGCGCAAAGCCATTGTGGAAAGTTCTGGCATTATAAATGACGAAGAAGCTGAAGAATGGCTTGCCCTGATCAGCCAGTGGAGAGGCAGGCCCTTCACCGCACCAAATGGCAATCCTGGCGAAACAGACCATGAAAACGATCCACCAGTGGAGTGA
- a CDS encoding HNH endonuclease domain-containing protein codes for MNARRTLAFLLRQETKTNTYKFALVRALNDLALGYCALRVPEPYIAIPLRKIAELWLSYYWAFCDPQKPVLQGPVTVRDGVVRQDISFRRSLTDLRHLVESHGLLGSDPAGGYLVHQMVQVDARHTVPRLALLYQQVLKDLMVAVKKPIEYSGVGESHSLFLKPEKLRGLQQVTPFPESHPTDTCVPVPAEIWSELQENSILIGALTLQEWAKFVGEMRQEPCTTGDAFNLLMVTPSERTSLSYERNQLRVLMLEGLLDRCPWSRKPLKPDDFDVDHLIPMSILPINEWWNLLPADPHFNRHVKRDRMVNVQDQEVVQRRLQHLFEAYWEGENVSRQVEQDALKRFGLTRWDTGRLAAEVTHMSLQVADFRQAERFRVLV; via the coding sequence ATGAACGCCCGCCGCACCCTGGCTTTCCTGCTCAGGCAGGAGACCAAGACCAACACCTACAAATTTGCCCTGGTGCGGGCGCTGAACGATCTTGCCCTCGGGTACTGTGCCCTCAGGGTCCCAGAGCCTTACATTGCCATTCCCCTCAGGAAAATTGCTGAACTGTGGCTGTCGTATTACTGGGCGTTCTGTGACCCACAGAAACCTGTTTTGCAGGGACCTGTGACCGTGCGCGATGGCGTGGTCAGGCAGGACATCTCTTTTCGCAGGTCACTGACGGACCTCAGGCATCTGGTGGAAAGCCATGGACTTCTGGGATCTGACCCGGCGGGAGGGTATCTGGTGCACCAGATGGTGCAGGTGGACGCCAGGCACACGGTTCCACGTCTTGCCCTCCTCTACCAGCAGGTTCTGAAGGACCTCATGGTGGCTGTCAAAAAGCCCATCGAATATTCTGGCGTGGGCGAGTCCCATTCGCTGTTCCTGAAGCCTGAGAAACTCAGGGGCCTCCAGCAGGTCACCCCATTCCCTGAAAGCCATCCCACGGACACCTGTGTTCCAGTGCCAGCAGAAATCTGGAGCGAGTTGCAGGAGAATTCCATCCTGATTGGAGCCCTCACCCTGCAGGAATGGGCAAAATTTGTGGGAGAAATGCGGCAGGAACCCTGCACCACCGGAGATGCGTTCAACCTGCTGATGGTGACCCCAAGTGAAAGAACCAGCCTGTCTTACGAACGCAACCAGTTGAGGGTGCTGATGCTGGAAGGTCTGCTGGACCGCTGCCCCTGGTCCAGAAAACCTCTCAAACCCGATGATTTCGACGTGGATCACCTGATTCCCATGTCCATCTTGCCGATCAATGAGTGGTGGAACCTGCTGCCCGCAGACCCTCATTTCAACCGTCACGTGAAGCGGGACCGCATGGTGAACGTGCAGGATCAAGAAGTTGTCCAACGGCGGTTACAACACCTCTTTGAAGCGTACTGGGAAGGGGAAAACGTAAGCCGCCAGGTGGAACAAGATGCATTGAAACGCTTCGGGCTCACCCGCTGGGACACAGGCAGACTTGCCGCAGAAGTCACCCACATGAGTTTGCAGGTGGCGGACTTCCGGCAGGCAGAGCGCTTCAGGGTGCTGGTTTAG
- a CDS encoding cysteine desulfurase family protein, with the protein MTVYLDFSASTPCDQRVVERMLPFFTEQYANPSSTLHMAGRQAKKAVETAREQVAELLGAFASEIIFTSGASESNNLALLGVARKHTGKRRKILTTTIEHKAILNLAAPLAREGFELIPLPVTRTGRLDLEVLRANLSDEVLMVSVQAANNEIGTLQDIPAIAELAHESGAYMHTDATQYVGQLPLDVIDWDVDLLSLSGHKLYGPKGVGALFIRGGAAGIPIEPLIYGGGQEWNLRSGTTNVPGVVGLGKAAEITRLEGEEIRTHLANLRSHLLFQMHGLGLKINGDPAHSLPGVVNLMLPDLDSEVLIAHLANYALSNGSACRTGALEPSYVIQALGYTVQEAYRALRISLGRSTSFQEVEGFVETLKMEVLGRSALL; encoded by the coding sequence GTGACGGTTTACCTGGATTTCAGTGCCTCCACCCCCTGTGATCAAAGGGTGGTGGAGAGGATGCTGCCCTTTTTCACGGAGCAGTACGCCAATCCTTCCAGCACCCTGCACATGGCAGGCAGGCAGGCCAAAAAAGCAGTGGAAACGGCCCGTGAGCAGGTGGCTGAACTGCTCGGGGCCTTTGCCAGCGAAATCATCTTCACCAGTGGGGCCAGCGAGAGCAACAACCTGGCCCTGCTGGGGGTGGCGAGAAAACACACTGGGAAGCGCCGCAAGATCCTCACCACCACCATCGAGCACAAGGCCATTCTGAACCTTGCTGCCCCTCTGGCCCGTGAAGGCTTTGAGCTGATCCCCCTGCCCGTCACCCGCACAGGCCGCCTGGACCTCGAAGTTCTCAGGGCCAACCTTTCAGACGAAGTTTTGATGGTCAGTGTGCAGGCCGCCAACAACGAAATCGGGACTTTACAGGACATTCCTGCCATCGCAGAACTTGCCCACGAATCTGGGGCCTACATGCACACCGACGCCACGCAGTATGTGGGACAACTTCCGCTGGACGTGATCGACTGGGATGTGGATTTGCTTTCACTCAGCGGGCACAAGCTGTATGGACCGAAAGGCGTGGGAGCCCTGTTCATCCGGGGAGGGGCTGCCGGCATCCCCATCGAGCCCCTGATTTACGGTGGAGGGCAGGAATGGAACCTGCGCTCAGGAACCACCAACGTGCCCGGGGTGGTGGGTCTGGGCAAGGCAGCAGAAATCACCCGTCTGGAAGGGGAAGAGATCCGCACCCATCTTGCAAACCTGAGGTCTCACCTGCTTTTTCAAATGCATGGACTCGGCTTGAAAATCAATGGTGATCCCGCTCACTCGCTTCCCGGTGTTGTGAACCTCATGTTGCCAGATCTGGACAGCGAAGTTCTGATTGCCCACCTCGCAAATTATGCGCTCAGTAATGGGTCTGCCTGTCGAACCGGCGCACTGGAGCCTTCTTACGTGATTCAGGCGCTGGGGTACACGGTGCAGGAGGCTTATCGGGCACTGAGGATCTCGCTGGGCCGCAGCACTTCATTTCAGGAGGTGGAGGGGTTTGTGGAAACCCTGAAAATGGAGGTGCTGGGCCGCTCAGCCCTTCTTTGA